The Candidatus Zixiibacteriota bacterium DNA segment CCGCGTTTGACGCTACGCGCATCCGTAAAGGCGCCCTTCTCATGGCCGAACAGTTCGGACTCCATGAGATTGTGCGGTATCGTGGTGCATTCAATGGTCACAAACGGCTTGTCGGCACGGCGGCTTCATCGCGTGGCGTGGCAACCGTGCTAAAGCAGCGTAATCCCAATGTTAAGATAGTGGTCGTTGAACCGGGCGAATCCTCTGTCTTGTTGGGAGGTCAGGCAGGACCTCACAAGATCGAAGGGGTGGGCATTGGATATACTCCGCCACTCTGGAATCCCAGTCTGGTGGATGAGATTATCGCGGTCAAGACCGATGACGCCAAAGCTATGGCCAGGAGACTGGCCCGGGAAGAGGGACTCTTTGCGGGAACGTCGTCGGGAGCAAATGTCATTGCTGCCATTCGAGTAGCAGAGAGGCTGGGACCGGATGCTACGGTAGTTACTTTAATGGTGGATTC contains these protein-coding regions:
- a CDS encoding pyridoxal-phosphate dependent enzyme produces the protein MAEQFGLHEIVRYRGAFNGHKRLVGTAASSRGVATVLKQRNPNVKIVVVEPGESSVLLGGQAGPHKIEGVGIGYTPPLWNPSLVDEIIAVKTDDAKAMARRLAREEGLFAGTSSGANVIAAIRVAERLGPDATVVTLMVDSGLKYLSTDVHRG